The genomic region CACAAATTCCGCGAAGTAATGGCTTTTGTGGATGAAGTCACCGTACTGCGTAAAGGCAAGTTTGCGGGTAACGGCTTGGTAAAAAATCTCACCGTCGCAGACATGGCGCAGATGATGCTGGGTGAGAGGCGCGAAACAAAACCTGTTGAGAAGACTGCACTAGGCGATCGCATTTCTGTCCTGGAAGCCAAAGACCTTCACGCCAATAAGGATAATGGATTGTCAGCAGTTTGCGGTGTTAACCTCACCGTACACGCTGGCGAGATTGTGGGAATTGCTGGCGTCTCTGGTAACGGTCAGCGGGAACTGGTAGAAGTACTGGCAGGTCAGCGTCCCGCCACGGCTGGGCAAATTCTGGTCAACGACGAAGTTTATAAGGCAACGCGAAAGGAAATGTACAAACATCAGATTTTCTCGCTGCCGGAGGAACCGCTCAAAAATGCCTGCGTACCTTATATGAGTGTGGCAGAAAATCTGGCATTACGCACATTCGATCGCGCACCGCAAGCCAAAAGCGGCGTGTTCCTCCTCCAAAACATCATCCGTCAAGTAGCCCAGGTTTTAATTACTCAGTTTTCCATCAAAACACCCTCCGCAGACACACCAGTTGGTAACCTTTCCGGCGGTAATGTGCAGCGAACCGTTTTGGCACGGGAACTTTCATCGGCTACGGTGAAGTTGCTGATCGCTGCTAATCCCTGTTTCGGACTGGATTTTGCGGCAGTCGAGTTTATTCACGGTCAGATTGTGGAAGCCAGAAATCGAGGCGTGGCGGTGTTGCTGGTGAGTGAAGATTTGGATGAAATATTGAAACTTAGCGATCGCATCCTTGTCATCAGCGAAGGTAAATTTGTTTATGAAAGTGAGATAAAAGACGCCGATTTCGCTACTATCGGTCAGCGCATGGCCGGACACTAGAAGAGGGACTAGGGACTAGGGGCTAGGGACTAGGGAAGAGAGGGGCAGAGGGGCAGAGGGGCAGAGGGGCAGAGGGGCAGAGGGGCAGAGGGGCAGAGGGGCAGAGGGGCAGAGGAGAAATTTTCTTGACAACTGACCACTGACAACTGACAACTGACCATTGACAACTGACCATTGACCACTGACAACTGACAACTGACAACTGACCACTGACCACTGACAACTGACCACTGACAACTGACCATTGACAACTGACAACTGACCATTGACAACTGACCATTGACAACTGACAACTGACAACTGACCATTGACAACTGACCATTGACAACTGACCATTGACCCTACTGAACTTCTTGTCCGTTGGCTGCGCGATCGAGTCCCTCTTTCACCCAGTTAATACAATCCATTTCCGATTTGAATAATTTAGGGGCGGCAATATTTCTTAATTCTTCGGGCGGGTAATGATCGTAAAAAAATCTTGTAGACATTCCGTAAATCATAATCAGATTGTGGCGATAAGTATATCTAGACTTAAAAATCTCTAGAGGATATACAACATCGGAATACTCATCAAGATGTTCTTTAGCCACATCAATTATGCTATTAATGCTACTTGAATAAATGCCCGCAGGATTTTGTGCCTTTTGAAACTTACCTTTATTTCCTAATTCAGATAGTAAATCATAAGAGTAAATGTGTTGACCGTCAACTATCCCAAAAACAAATGGGATAATAAGATGTCCTTTGTAGGCAACCGAGTTTTCGTAGAGTAACCGACTCATATCGATTTTGGATTTGGGATTTTAGATTTTGGATTGGGGGTTGACTAATGAGCGAGATAATTAAAATTGCTCTAAGATTCTGGATGGGACGAGAAATAAAGCGACGATTGATATAAAAATTGTTCTTGATGAGTGATGAGAGTGCAATCAGACAAAGGGTAAGCCACACAGGTAATAGTGTAGCCAGCTTCTATCTCTTGCTGGCGCAGAAACTTTTGCTCGCTCATGTCTACCTCACCGCTGACCAGCTTGGCGACACAGGCGGAACAATCTCCTTGCTTGCACCCAGATGGTAACCTCATACCAGCAGCCTCAGCGATATCTAAAATATACTCCGAGTCCGGAACTGCGATCGTGCGGTCTAGTCCTATTGCTGGATTCATCAGCCTGATTTGATAAACTGCCATATTATTGCCTCATACGCTTTCTTTGCATAACTTCTGATTTTACCAAAACTGGCTCTAGCGTAATGAAACAGAGAAACTTTCGGGCCACTGAATTAATGTCCCCACCAATCAAAAGGCATTTACCATCGGTAAGGGTCACACCTTACAAAACGGTTGTACGAGGCAAGCGTGATATTTTTCTATGAAACCAGTAACTATATTTACACCGTTCCAACAGTTCCTGATCACTTGGCTGCTGATCCTAAGCGCCGGTTGGG from Argonema galeatum A003/A1 harbors:
- a CDS encoding 2Fe-2S iron-sulfur cluster-binding protein; this encodes MAVYQIRLMNPAIGLDRTIAVPDSEYILDIAEAAGMRLPSGCKQGDCSACVAKLVSGEVDMSEQKFLRQQEIEAGYTITCVAYPLSDCTLITHQEQFLYQSSLYFSSHPES
- a CDS encoding ABC transporter ATP-binding protein, which gives rise to MTVTTNSKTIEITKPPELEVVNMTKRFGTMTALDNVSMTLKPGTFHALLGENGAGKSTLVKCVMGFYTADSGEVLIDRQSRDISSPRDAHKYGIGMVYQHFTSVPAMTVAENLVLSRFDSANIIKWDEEYDRLTLFMKSAPFQVDLHTPVAQLAAGQKQKLEILKQLYLKSRILILDEPTSVLTPLEADEVLGLLRQEVSAGKLSVLMISHKFREVMAFVDEVTVLRKGKFAGNGLVKNLTVADMAQMMLGERRETKPVEKTALGDRISVLEAKDLHANKDNGLSAVCGVNLTVHAGEIVGIAGVSGNGQRELVEVLAGQRPATAGQILVNDEVYKATRKEMYKHQIFSLPEEPLKNACVPYMSVAENLALRTFDRAPQAKSGVFLLQNIIRQVAQVLITQFSIKTPSADTPVGNLSGGNVQRTVLARELSSATVKLLIAANPCFGLDFAAVEFIHGQIVEARNRGVAVLLVSEDLDEILKLSDRILVISEGKFVYESEIKDADFATIGQRMAGH